The genomic DNA TTACCAATCCCCTGTACTTCCAATAATTGTTCCACTGCGCTGAAATTACCGTGTTTTTCACGATATTGCACAACCGCCTCCGCTTTTTTCGCACCAATGCCTACAAGCGCTTTCTGAATTTCTGCTGCTGTAGCGGTGTTAATATTCACTTTATCACCAACACTGTTTTGCACCGCCGGTTGTTCAAGTTGTACCGGCTCAGCCGTTTTTTCTGCGGCAACCGCAGAACCTGCAAACACCGAACCGAACACAAAAGCGGTGGCTAAAAGATGCTTCATTGCTTTCATAATGATTCCTTTTCTAACTAAAGTTAAACACGCGTTGAATCAATCAACGGGCGTATTTTGCCGAAAAGAAAAAAACGCACGAGAAAATGACCGCACTTTTGGGAACCGGATCGCAAAATAAAGAAAAGTGCGGTGGAAATTTGGGATGTTTTTGAGAGGATTTTTTTTGATAGCGCACGCGTCATAACGTGCAGATAGAAACAAAAAGGCACGCGTTGGGAAACGCGCGCCATTGAGATATTAGACAGAAGAGTGCTCCTTCCTACAAACGAACATTAGGACGAACTCAGTTCATCTCTTTCACCCGCAACTCTTTCGGCAC from Aggregatibacter aphrophilus ATCC 33389 includes the following:
- a CDS encoding helix-hairpin-helix domain-containing protein, translated to MKAMKHLLATAFVFGSVFAGSAVAAEKTAEPVQLEQPAVQNSVGDKVNINTATAAEIQKALVGIGAKKAEAVVQYREKHGNFSAVEQLLEVQGIGKATLEKNRDRIAL